The Microbacterium amylolyticum genome includes the window CAGTCCTCGTCCGGCGAAACGCGACAGGCCCAGCCGGATGCTGTCAAAGCGTTCGTCAGCTCCGCCCTGTCCGAGCAAGGAGGTCGCCGTGATGGCACCGAGATTGATCATCGGGTTCATCGGCCGACCAGCGCTATCAAAGCTGATGGCATTAAACGGGGCACCACTGGGCTCCACTCCGACATGCGATCGCACGTCGTCAATCCCATGCTCGTCAACGACCAACGCGTAAACGAACGCCTTCGAGATGGACTGGATCGTGAACTCGTGGGTCGTGTCGCCCGTGGCGTACGTTCGCCCGAACACGGTAGACGCCGCAATGCCGAAGAGGTTCGGATCCGCTTTGGCCAACTCGGGAATGTAATCGGCGACGGCACCACCATGGTCCTCCCCACGCACCTGCTCCAGGAGATCGCTCAGCGCCTGGGCAATCGGTGCGCGGGCGTGCTCAACAGGTTGGGCCTCGGATGTCATGGAGACATCGTGGCAGATCCGCGCTGAGTGATGAGGACGCATGGAACGGATGTCCGAGTAGACGGGCGCTCACACGCCTGTAAACTGTACTCACTGGTGCAGTTTCGGCCAGTGTCGGCCCGCTTCTCGCCCCGGAACCGAGTCTCATGGCGTATATCACCCGGGGCCGAAAGGCCTTGTGTAACCGCTGTCCGTTTGCCAGAGTCACGGGCATAGCAGGCGAACAGTCGACAACTTCTGGAGGACCTGTGTCTCAGCCCACGAGGACAACGATGACCGGCGGCGGCGGCGGCGAGAGCAGAGGCTCCCCCGCCCCCAATTGGCCCGTCCTGATCGGCTCGAGCGTCGTTATCCTGGCTGTTGCCCTCTGGGCGATCCTCTTTCCCGACAACGCCGACACGGCGATCAACGCCGTCGTGTCCTGGGTGTCGTCGAACTTCGGCTGGTACTACGTCCTGACAGCAACCATCATCGTCGGGTTCGTTCTGTTCATCGCGATCTCGAAGGTCGGGTCAACTCGCCTCGGCCCCGATCACTCGCGGCCGCACTTCAACCTTTTCACGTGGACCGCGATGTTGTTCGCGGCCGGCATCGGCATCGACCTGATGTTCTTTTCGGTTGCCGAACCGATCGCCCAGTTCGTGCAACCGCCGTCCGCATTCGACGGGTCAGCTCCCGAGGCCGAGTCCATCGGCGCCGCGCGCCAGGCCGTTGTCTGGACACTTTTCCACTACGGCATCACCGGCTGGGCAATGTACGCCCTGATGGGTGCCGCCTTCGCCTACTTCGCATACCGGCGCGGCATGCCTCTCAGCATTCGCTCCATGCTCCGACCGCTATTCGGATCACGAATCGATGGATGGCTGGGACACTCGGTCGACATCGCCGCCGTTCTCGGCACTGTGTTCGGAATCGCCACCAGCCTCGGTATCGGCGTTGTCCAGCTCAACTACGGCCTGTACCTGATGTTCGGCATCCCCGAAGGCGTCGGTGCCCAAATCGGTCTGATCGTTCTGTCGATCATCATGGCAACTCTCTCGACGGTCTCGGGCGTTGAGAAGGGCATTCGGCGCATGTCCGAGCTGAACATCGTGCTGGCGATTGTTCTGCTCGTCTACGTCATCATCGCCGATAAAACGCAGTTCCTCATCAACGCGCTCATCCAAAACATCGGGGACTTCATCGCCGGTTTCGCGTCGATGATGCTCAACACCTTCGCCTTCGAGCAGCTTGAACCCAGCAGTATGCCCTCGCCGTTCGGTGAAGGCTTCATGACGGAGTGGATGAACGGGTGGACGCTGTTCTTCTGGGCGTGGTGGATCGCCTGGGCACC containing:
- the betT gene encoding choline BCCT transporter BetT; translated protein: MSQPTRTTMTGGGGGESRGSPAPNWPVLIGSSVVILAVALWAILFPDNADTAINAVVSWVSSNFGWYYVLTATIIVGFVLFIAISKVGSTRLGPDHSRPHFNLFTWTAMLFAAGIGIDLMFFSVAEPIAQFVQPPSAFDGSAPEAESIGAARQAVVWTLFHYGITGWAMYALMGAAFAYFAYRRGMPLSIRSMLRPLFGSRIDGWLGHSVDIAAVLGTVFGIATSLGIGVVQLNYGLYLMFGIPEGVGAQIGLIVLSIIMATLSTVSGVEKGIRRMSELNIVLAIVLLVYVIIADKTQFLINALIQNIGDFIAGFASMMLNTFAFEQLEPSSMPSPFGEGFMTEWMNGWTLFFWAWWIAWAPFVGLFLARISRGRTIRQFVTGVLIVPFAFIVIFVSVFGNSALRIVADGNSSFADVAINAPERAFYSLLEQYPGATLIIGLATLVGLLFYVTSADSGALVLSNFTSRIPDAKQDGNTALRVFWSLLTGLLTLAMLIVGGVTTLQGATLIIGLPFSVVMYLVMVSLYRMLRREETYADGYRIAMPGSIGGGESALTWRQRLARATQFPGRSAVDRYVQKTACPALEAIAAELSKAGADVTIASTPVADTGIDQVELHVVLDDAEEFTYQIWPVEYQTPSFAFRTTTEKGVYYRLEVFTQNGSRGYDVYGYTSDQLIADVISHYESHMEFLRLAESDSSNLDENHQDLDWQEDFPSPADD